The stretch of DNA tagcacacgcttcatagcaaatatctgatcttttgaagatcatcttgtgatactgattcttacactcttcacaatcttttacaacacttatactttatcaggaagatgttgtaatctgaaaagagtcttttcagaaccttttgtatcacgtactttttgagtcgagtaactaagagtttcagtaggcaaatgtgtaagtccttctgaagtgggtgtgtacaagagttgtactgtaatatccaaagtcttttagttataccttctggaaacaggagaaggggagatgtagaagattttatcttcgaacttccataaacaactactgcccactgttattattgtctttcacttacttcatcagattgtttccgcacctataattgtaatctaggtgaaggtatacgcaacaagataaactactatctctaacaggattttagtacctcatcaaaagaaaggaaaaacgagtagagtttattcaccccccctctaaactcaacttcgatcctcaacaatattaaatttgcatgtacacatcaaacacttatccataatatttgacattatatttaacatgcaaaaataatttctaaacatgtattagaaattacgtcgaacttggaattattttaatgtgtacaaattatttaatcaaatgaTATATGTATATCGAATTAAACATATAACTTAATAAcacattaaataataataaacttgAATCACCGACGCAAtaacaatattttaataataatttttttaaaaaaaattattattattattattatttgcatAATAATTGAAGACTCCAATTGTAGATCTCAAATCATACACTCCACGAAATTTGATACAATTGAAAACATGTAGGCTCCatgtattaaataaatacattattatcaaatttattGGTGTGGGCCCCATTTGAAATAATTCTACATGCACGATACTTTTCATTCATATGCattatttgatatcaaactctcCGTCTTCAACACAGAATATGCACTATCAATTTTAGAAACTTTcgtaaattcaaaaattttatttaattttcaagatttcagCCGAGAACTCCAAAGTGCAACCAAGAACAGAATTCTCATGTAAGTTTCTGAATATTGTATGTCCGTCCTTTAAATTTCAAGTTTCTTAcgtaaaacttaaaattcttttctcaaaatttcatgatatgaagacaaatattttcaaggcagaGGTATCACTGCTCTGATAGCAAATGTTAGAGATTTTCTCTAAATCATGTTTCtaaacatatataaacatgataaacaaaTATGCGGAAGTTAAATCGAGCGTTACCTCCAGCCATTGAATCATCTTTAAATATTCTGATTTTCCTCCAGATTGAAGCCTTCTAAACACTCCAATCTCTCTATAGATGGTGTATTATTCTGTATGAGATTGTATGTTTAGGGACCTCAAACGCTTGTTTATATAGGCGTCTCATACCATCAATTAGTTACTGCGGGAGCCGAGAGTCAAAAGAAAAATTGTTTACGCATCTCAATTTTTCTAAAGTTGAGGTTGCGTACTCAAAATTTGTCAAAAGATGTTTGCAATAGCCGTCGCCATTGTTGACACacatttttaattttcctcTTGAATTTTCATAATAATATGTGTCATAATTTCTTACAAATTGATCTAATAGTGGTGTTGTGCACAACACAGACTAAAAACCGAGTAAAATTAAGGTACCACATCCAAattttattttgagatataaaGGCTACAAATTTCAAAATCCAAAAACCATAACtcagtttattttatgttaCAAGACTTTTGAGcatttgtaattttaaaattctgtgtgttaaaatttgtatataaaattttatttttagaaatcTGGAACAAAAATATGTACAGAAAAAGGAAAAtcctatgtatatatatatatcacatgcCATGAATCTTAATCATTACAATAATTAAGCTGAAGTCGACTCCATTTTTAGTCTGTATACTCAAATCGAGATCGATCGAATACCAACTTCAACACAGATAAAATAATCCCAAACTGGAGTACTAAAGCAAATCAAACATTCATGCAACAAACTATTGATATAAATTCAACAGCATCCGATCATCAACCACCTCCACCATCACCGCCGTGAGAGCTTCCGTTTCCACCCATGTCGACTGCGTTATAACCTGTGGCTACCACCACGGCAGCCGCTGCAGAACCTGCATCGCTGGAGGTGTTAGCCGCAGCCCCACCGCCGTTGTGAACTCCGGCATAAGGCTGGGCAGCCACTCCTCCGCCGTTACCCCTAGCGGGCTTTCTTTGCTGAGGCTTTTTCTTGCCATTTTTACGGCCGCTTGTGATGCACGAGCAAAATTTGTTCTTCATCTTCAATTACTAAAAGAGCTCCGATCACTTGATTTTTATGGCCCAACGAATCACTTAAATGAAGCTTGTGACCGACGTGAATTTACAGAATTACCCTTCTGGACAAAGGTTTAAATACATTTTatgataatgataatgataataataataataatatgctTAGTTTGGTTTTCGATAACCGTAAATCAcgggatgaggattttaagtttCGATTTCGATTTTAAAagttgttttttattttttattttttatgacgATAGAATCGACAACTAGTACTATTTTTTATGTACGCTGGTGTAAACTATCAGGTAACATTGTATCCTGCAAAACCACTATAGTCATGTgaatcacaataaaaaaatcttGTTCGACGTGTTTACTCGAgaaagtgttaatgagaatttAATCTATTACCATCGGtcataattattattatcattattatttgcTTAGTAGGatttgatttttagtgatgGGATTTAAAGTATGTATTTCGAATTACACCAATGTTGATTATATTTGAAATCAATAACATATATTACATATGAAACACAATTAATtgaattatattaattttattgtaacGCTCAATCCACTATATTAACATAGGGTTTTTTAGCGTTTTTATGTCTTCACTTACACGCTCACTGAGAAACTCCCTAGAGGTTGCTCCAAATGAAGCACAATTAATTTTAGAGTTTTCAAGTGATGAGTTCCCCAAAAGAAGAAGATGTACTTTGATGATATAAGTATTATATACCCTATATTTTTAAACTCTTCATTCTGATACGAGATTCCTAGAACGTCAACAATTCCATAATTGTTTAAAGTAAAACACGCTTAATAGTTGAGTTTTTAAATGATGAGATCACTAAAGAACACATAGAATATGAATAATgtctatcaattttttttaaaaatcatttacgATATATGTATCACCCCAATCGAATAAAATttacttataataattaatttgaacGTTATAATTATAAACGATCTGATCCAAATTTAATTTTAGTAGTATATTAAGTAGAGTGAATTTTTAAAtgtgaaaacaatatttgcaaAGTGAGAGATTCTCTCATGCTTTTTTTAGTGAAGTTGATGATTTTGTATTAATAAATAAAGTTAGATTCCAAAGGTGGGTGTATGATTGTTTGGTTGTAGGACACGATGCTCGCTTTTCACATGTAGTGATGATGTTAACCACGTTTCAGGAAATAGTGTGTTGACAAAAATATGGGCATCAAAAGCATATTCAAATAATGTTGAGTTGACAGAGTACGTCAATATTTGATCAAAAATCGAGAGTTCGACCTTTTTACTAACATCTTCTCCAGCGAACCTGTTGTTCGTTGTGGCTTATTTTACTAGTGTAATTTGTAGGCTATTGCGTTAACCCGAGAGTTTATCCAGTATGCATCGAAAAATGACGGTCGCAAGTTCTTAGGTCTTAAAAAATGTGGTTAAAAAGCCCCCACAAACATCATATATACTAACAGCATATGTGCATGAtataatacaaaaataaaatgacacaacctaaaaaaatatttatgtggaaaatttaatattcaaattCATCATTTATTGGAAAATTTATATAAACTATGAGGAGATAGTTGGAGGAGGAAAGACATGGAGATAGAGGAGAAGAGAAAATTGGTATCGGTGAGGaagttaaatttaaaatgagttgcTAATATTTCATTAATGTCCTTTTtattgtctataaataaaatggaaagtatttaaaatgaccaaAGTGATTTTTATAACGAGTTCATGAATTATTAAATAGTAAATATAGTAAAGAAACTAGTGCATCGAGGCACTCATATTacgttaataaatatattttttaaattattatttttagatccaaatattttatttaatttcgctttttttataattatttttgtgtcACTATACTTTGCATCAAACAAATTGTAGACTAactataaatattaaatgacatGAAAGGATAATTCTGGAATAGGAAATAATTTCCGCAaatgttaattttttaaaaagaatctCTCATTTTATATAAAGTAACATATAATATTAACTCATAAGTTCACATGATTGTTAGAAAATCTAAGGTTACGTTTGGTTTATGGATTTCAAATGTATTCAAATATTTGTTGACTAGAGAAGTAAGATCATATACTTCAAATACACTCCTTACATGTTTATCTTCTAGAAAATATTTAGGAAACTAACCTTCATTTGATCCTAACTTTAAAATGTAACctcttttttttcaaaaaaaaaatttaaactcttTGACCCTTCACAAGGGAAAATTGAATCTTCAAGTCTAAATATTGCCCACATCTAACTGATATAGAGTCTTAACTGATTTTCAAACGTGAGAAAGAAACTGATTCACTAAGACAACTTATTTACAAGGACCATCGAGGGATATTTCAGACTGACTCAATCAGGAAATTTAACGGACAAACTCTAAAGTATTTCCAGAACATTCTCTTACAGAATTAGAGCTTAGCTGACGAGATTAAAACGAATATTTTCCGTACCACCACAACTTTTCAATCTATTAAAATTTCAGATTTCATGTGCACTATCagagtgtattttttttttttggcaagaAATGACGATGAAGTGGTACAATGAGTACTACATCTGGAACGTCTATCCGATTAAAAAATTTGTACGTCGAATGTGTGCCTATAAATAGTTCAGCTGCTTGAACATTTCAGTCTCTCTCGAAAATTCCCAAAGTATGTCTTATTCTGTAATTCAAGCTTTCAAAACCCAACAGATCAAACATACTTTAAAGCACACACTTAGTGTTTATATAAGATCATTTAGGATCAATTGTACTAAGTATGTTTTGTTCAAAAATACTTATAACTGACAATAAAAGTCTTACTGATCAGATTGTTGTTTAAGCTTCAGTAGGCCAGAGTTAAGTCTTGCTAAAGTTGGTTATTGCAAATTGTTTGCAATCGGCAATGTCTTCTAATGaaatcatttttgaaaataaacaagGGTAGTCGTAGGAGTGTTTAATTCTTCGAACTTgcataaacaatttttttaagcaTTTACTTCAGTTTGGTAGCCTAAATTTTCTTTGAGCTTTAacgattttattgtttaaaccAATTTAGTGATCCTAATTCCACGCACTTACCTTAATGTTGACTTGCTGAAGCTTAACCGAAAAGAATTACAATACAATGTTGTTAACCAaccaaattatttttgaaattttagtgAGATTGTTTATTTAGCACCTCCAATAAACCTCCCTGATGTGATCCGGGTAACCCGGGTGAGCAAAAATCAGGGCGATTCATCGGATGATGATATAATGTTTAAGGAAAATGAGTAAGGTAAGGATGGATCTTGTGAGAAAAAATATATCTCTGTAACTATGGGGCTTCTACCGTGACCTGCAAACAATGAAATGAACTCATGAATGGGCGTCGGAGAAGTGTATGGCGTATCCACTCCGATTCTTAAGTCAGCAGCTGAAGAAGAAAGTAAGGATGGCTGTATATACGTGAGTATTTGAGAATTACGAATTCCAGAATCTGTAAATGAGAAATGTACTAGCTATTTATAGGAGGATATCTCATcattaccttgttttcagtgcccacCTACTAAGTAGATTAAGGCTGCTGCCCATACCATGTACTTCTGATGGCTTCTTTAACACGCCAAATCCATGTTGTTCTGACAGATAAGATGACACATACTGATACACGCGAGTGTGGTGCGCTTCTCGAGTCAGCCCAGGTAGAAGGCTCCTGGGAGTTTGTATGAGAGCCCGGACTCCTGATTGCCCGGGGAGAAAATATCCCGAGCATCCCCATGCCCGGCTGCTGAAGAAAGTACTCTGCATATTGACTCTGATTTGGGTTATTCATTTAGTATTCCGGGTCATGATGTGATCCGGGCTCTTTTGagggtatcaccacccatcccttaaatagtcgggctagagtcttaCTCGTTGTCCTGATCAGTCACGTTTGGGATTCAATAGAAAGATAATCAGTTCCAGATTGATaaagcatcgggggcttcatGTATCTTAGAGATGTGATGAAGTGACGGGAGCTTCAATTTCCCGGGCTGtagataagatgccggggcctcctGTCTCCCGGACTTCAAATATTTTGTCGTCTAGTATTCTCGAGCAGTCAGGATGATATCATGATGACGCATGCCCTAGAATTCCAACGGTTTGGATCGTTTCACATTCCGAGTTAATAATGAGCCTAACGCCTCGATCACTGTACACGTCCGTTCACATGCTTGCACAATTTCCTAGATGCATCCTGACCATCCGATCTGCCTTTAGATCAACGGTTGAGATCATACCCCACTTCGCCTATATAAAACAAAACACCCCCTTCATTTGTCACTTTCTGCaaatttgaatttcaaaatttcTCTCCTCTCTCTTCAGCGCAGCGCTTCCCCAACTCTGGCGATCCTCAACCACCGCAACCTCTCTACTTGCACAATCACCACTTTTTCTACTAAACTCGTAAGTTTAATTTTCTCTCTATAATGTCAGATTCAATTTCTTATACTTCTGGGgcgaatgcgcgaggctcatctGGCTATGAGTCCACCACGCTGCACTCCGATTCATCTCATTCTCCTCCCTCTCCCGGTCATCTTCCTGTCCATACTTCCAAAAAACTGAAAGCCCACCAGTCAAAACCATCATTTTCAAAACTTTCATCTTCTGGCCCTTCCCGAGCTCTGAAAAAGAGCAAGGGTAAGGGCAAAGCCCGAGTTTCTTACCCACCTCAATTGGAAACCCCAGGAGTCCCTTGGTTAACCTCAATGAGCAGCACACTACACTTGGGGGCAGACGAGGAACTTAGGACTCTGGGCTCTACACCTTTGTCTTTTACAATTTTAGTACCCGGTCCCTCTGATATGGCAGATAGCCCCCCTCTAGTACTTTTTTTTGGGACCAAGTTAGAAATGGTCTCCGATTTCCTATCCCCCTCTTCTACATCGAGGTCGCCAAGTTTTTTGGTGTGCCTATTAACCAACTCCACCCCAACTCTTTCTGCATCATGGCCTCGGCCTACgttctttttaaaatgaataaccTCCTTATCAACCCCCTTGTTCTACACTATTTCTTTGTTTGCAGACTGGGAGACCATGCATTCTCCATGTCTACACTGCTTAACTCATGGTTCCTTGATGATATCCCTCTTCCCAGAAGGGGTGGAAAGGACGATTTTTTTATACAACTCCCGGGTCCTCTTCCCTGTTTGACCGGGTTTCTCCCTTCTCTTCCTCAGCAACCTGCCCTTCCCAAggcttacaaatttgaggaccTTTCCTCAGAAGCCAAACTCTGGTGGAGGGCCGCAAATACTCCTCCTCCACCCTCATATCCGATGAGAATTTAGACGCCTATGGGTTGAGTGCCCGTGTTGAAGACCCACTGGACCAGGTGATTGACGAGGTTGCTGGCTCGGGCGCTCAACCCGGTAAATCTTTTTAATGTTCtctcttttattttcttttcagtCTTTAAAACATAatcatactaaccttttctgtTATTGTGCAGATAACACCGAAATTCAAGAAGCATTTGCCAGGAAGTGGGCGGCTGAGAAGGCGGCTAAAGAGTCCAAACTTGCAGCCCGAAGACTGGCCgctgagaaaaagaaaaaggaggCCGAGGAGGAGGCGGCCCGGCAGGCTGAATCTGCCCGGACAAGTGCTCAACAGGAGAGGGAGGCGTCTCGGGCTGACTCCCAGGAAGATTCTGAAGATCACGTTCCTCTCCTGCAGAGGAAACGAAAGGCTGCAAGGAGCCCAGAGCTTGTACTCCTTGTAAGCAACCAGGAAGAAGGCCAGGACACCTCCCGCTCATCTCCTCCTCCTACACAAGAACAGCCGCGGTGAGAGCCTATTCAGCAAGGCCAGTTGACCCGGGCCAGCATCTTCTCGGAGGGGGCCACTCCAACAAGTGTTCATCTCCTCAAGCAGATGCTGATTCCTACAGAGGAGGCCTTCCTGAAGAGCTCCGGGCCGACCGCAAAATTTTTTGATGGCTCAAACCGGCTCCTATCCGTAAGTATTTATTCACTTCTTTATCCTCCCCTCTCCCTTTTTTTAAAACTCCTTTAGTGCAGGGTGTTCAAATGCTGGTGGCAGCCTTTGAAGATGTGGTTGCAGCAGCTTCTATAAGGAATGATCAAGTCCGGGTTGCTCGAGAGCTTCATGAGCAGATGCAGGGAGAGCTTACCAGGGCTAAGGCTGCCCATGAAGGAGAAATAGCCAACCTCCGCGTCTCTTTGGACAAGGCTAGAGATGACATCAATGAGGACCTTATCCGAGAGAAAACTCTGCGAGGTACTATACCTGCCTTGGAGTTGAGGAATCGTTCTCTATCCGAGCAGGTCTAGGTGCAACAATCCCGGGCAGAGAAACTGAAAGCGCCCTGGCCCTGGCTGAGTACAACAAAGACAAGTGGCATGCCTCCTTCCTCCAGTCTCCAGAATTCAAGAAGGCCGTTGAAGACCGGGCCTATCCTCTCTTTAAGACCGACTTTGACAAGTGACGGGAACAATTTGAAGAGGCCGGGCTTGTGCCTGAGGATAGAGAAGAGTTCCCGGACTTTGGACAAGCCATATCATCCTTTCCCAAGGATTGCAAGGAGGAGAAGAACAGCCAGGGCCTAGCCACACAGATGTAGAATATGAATGTAATTTCTTGTTTCCTTGTAATTTTGGCCCTCGGGCTTTTTATTAATGAAATGTTTATTCATTTTTCCTTCTGTGCCTTTAATAACTTGTTGATAAGTCATGAATTCTCGGCTTTATAAATAATCAAGAAAATCTTGTGAAGTACGAAATTTTATAAGTATAGTAAATCAATCGGGAACCCCAGTAAGTAACCGGGACGTTGAACCTCAAACCAAAACAAGAAATCTTTGTACTTAATAAATGCTCGAGGTGTAGACCTTCTAAGTTAGGGTATAGAGCCTTGGATTGTTTTAATAACCAGAGTGCGGAACCATGgaccggggatcatgtcccgggacttgggaatggtcgaggtgtagtctcccgagccagggtgtagtgccctgggcttattaataacaaaggtacggagccttgggtcggggatcatgtcccgggacttgggaatggtcgagatgtggtgccccgagccaaggTGTaatgccctgggcttattaataaccaaggtacggagccttgggccggggatcatgtcccgggacttggaaatgatcgaggtgtggtgccccgagcaaGGGTGTAGTGTCCTCGACTTATTAATAatcaaggtacggagccttgggccggggatcatgtcccgggacttgggaatggtcgaggtgttgTGCTCTGTgtcagggtgtagtgccctgggcttattaatTATCCGGGGCTTTGTACCTCCCGGGTTTAGATATCACTTTTATGCGCTTTTCTTGAGAAGAACAAAACTTTCATTATATCTTCAAGCAAATAATTACATCTTTcaagaaaaatacatttttaaatgAAATACATTCTAAGGTCTTTTGAGAGAGCGTCCTTGGgcatcttttaaataataaacTCCCGAGCTAACCTTCCGGGTTATTTTAAAAGGCCCTTCCCACCGAGCTTCCAATTTTCCCACATCCCCAGCTGGATTGACTTTCTTCTTGACCAGATCTCCTACTTGAAAGTCTCGGATTCGGACTCtcttgttatatgatttcataaccCGGCCTCGgtaagcttccattcgaatcAGAGCCTGCTCTCTCTTCTCTTCTACCAAATCCAATTTCATTGCCCAGCTTTGAGTATTATTACCTGGGTAAGATTCTACCTGGGCATAAGTTTGTCCGATTTCAACTGGAAgaactgcttcagaaccatacACCATATTAAAAGGAGTCTCTTGAGTAGGTGCTCGAGGAGTAGTTCTGTATGCACAAAGAACACCGGGCAATTTTTCCACCCAGTCTTTTCCTTTGCCTTGCAGCCTGATTTTCAAAGCTTGCACAATAATTCTGTTGACCACTTCTGTTTGACCATTGGCTTAAGGATACGCAACAAAAGTGAAAGATTGGGTATTTTTCATTTCTTGGCACCAAGCGTTGATCTCCTTTCCCTGAAACTGCCTCCCATTACCTGAGATTAGTCTTCTGGAGACTCCAAACTGGCACACGATATTCTTCCACAGGAATTTCAAAACCTCTTGCTCAGTAATTCTTGCCAGGGGCTCGGCTTCCAtccatttagaaaaataatCAACAGCCACTAGCAGAAATTTCTTCTGAGTTCGGGCAATTGGAAAGGGACCCACAATATCCATGCCCTACTGATAAAAGGACATGAAGCCCAAATAGGCTTCATAGGAGTGGCCAGGCTATGCTGAAAATTTAAGTGATGTTGACACCTTTCATAAGCTCGAACCACTCGGGCAGAGTCCTGGCTAATAGTTGGCCACCAGAATCCAGCAAGCATTGCTTTCCGGGCCAATGATACTCCTACAAGATGTTCACCGCAACACCCTTCATGAATTCCCCGAAGGACATAACCCACCTTCCCCGCAGATAAACACTTTAACAGAGGTCCCTGGAATGATCTAATGCACAAGacattatttaagagaacaaatCTGGGAGCTTGTCTCTTGATCTTCTGAGTTTGA from Primulina tabacum isolate GXHZ01 chromosome 3, ASM2559414v2, whole genome shotgun sequence encodes:
- the LOC142538762 gene encoding uncharacterized protein LOC142538762, whose product is MPHSEVSGRMIKWTVELGECDIEYKPRVSIKAQALSDFLSEMVQPDKEEVWRVFVDEASSISGCGVGVVIIAPPGEKIKLALRIDSRVTNNEAEYEAVLAGIWAAREIGASWIILYSDSQLITQQRKGIYEAKDDRMLKYLQLIKAHAKVFVNWSIEQIPRTRMGRQILWQKMAASLSEVSTRKGPLLKCLSAGKVGYVLRGIHEGCCGEHLVGVSLARKAMLAGFWWPTISQDSARVGMDIVGPFPIARTQKKFLLVAVDYFSKWMEAEPLARITEQEVLKFLWKNIVCQFGVSRRLISANGQTEVVNRIIVQALKIRLQGKGKDWVEKLPGVLCAYRTTPRAPTQETPFNMVYGSEAVLPVEIGQTYAQVESYPGNNTQSWAMKLDLVEEKREQALIRMEAYRGRVMKSYNKRVRIRDFQVGDLVKKKVNPAGDVGKLEARWEGPFKITRKVSSGVYYLKDAQGRSLKRP